Proteins from a genomic interval of Sphingobacterium lactis:
- a CDS encoding RNA polymerase sigma factor produces the protein MSTKTLSKQKKLADEDLLSRYLEDGDLSYLGELFQRHSEMVYYVCLRYFKETERSKDAVMHIFEELIDKVKKQEIKDFPRWLYVVSKNHSLMALRSNKNQKEIVTDNFVEFSVNLHPEENYQEKEEQLLQLERCLDTLIDKQKTSIKLFFIEQKCYKEVVELTGFSMNDVKSYIQNGKRNLKNCMERNGHE, from the coding sequence ATGAGCACAAAAACCTTGTCCAAACAGAAGAAATTGGCCGATGAAGATCTGCTGTCCCGCTATCTGGAAGATGGAGATCTGAGCTATCTTGGCGAACTTTTCCAACGGCACAGTGAGATGGTCTATTATGTTTGTCTACGCTATTTCAAGGAAACTGAGCGCAGCAAGGATGCCGTCATGCATATCTTCGAAGAGCTCATCGACAAGGTTAAAAAGCAAGAAATCAAAGACTTCCCACGCTGGCTATATGTCGTCAGCAAGAACCACAGCTTGATGGCCTTGCGGTCCAACAAGAATCAAAAAGAAATTGTTACAGATAATTTTGTGGAATTTTCCGTCAACCTGCATCCGGAGGAAAACTATCAGGAAAAGGAGGAACAGTTGTTGCAATTGGAACGTTGTCTGGATACCTTGATCGACAAGCAGAAAACCAGTATCAAGCTCTTCTTTATCGAGCAGAAATGTTACAAGGAGGTGGTGGAGCTGACCGGTTTCAGCATGAACGATGTCAAAAGTTACATCCAAAATGGCAAGCGGAATTTAAAGAACTGTATGGAAAGGAATGGCCATGAATAA
- a CDS encoding vWA domain-containing protein: MNKIWILMVFLLTLGGKGMAQERLISGKITESTNGTPLAGVAVQVQQTKATTNSDQNGEYQIKASEGDVLVFTYLGYKAVTKTVKKQQRIDVRMQPEAMLLDEVAVRSPHKMEVMAAGVTLSRSRVGMPRQPVSESYKGFDENGFISPLKEALSTFAADVDGASYSNVRRMINAGEMPPKDAVRVEEMINYFQYNLAPPTNGDPVKIYTELATSPWNKAHQLMRIALKAKDIPKANLPASNLVFLIDVSGSMFGHNRLPLVKSSLKLLVDQLRDEDRVAIVTYAGSAGVKLESTKGSQKMKIKEAIDELEAGGSTAGGAGIKKAYQIAKQNFIKGGNNRIILASDGDFNVGASSDDAMEDLISKERESGVHLTVLGYGMGNLKDSKMELLANKGHGNYAYIDNISEARKAMVNEFGGTLFTVAKDVKIQVEFNPAYVQAYRLVGYENRLLEAEDFNNDAKLGGDMGVGHTVTAIYEIVPVGVKSGVVGTVDPLKYQQNDKAPVGAKNGELATVKFRYKDPESDKSKLQQIVVGNQAKSIDAASEDFRFATAVAEFGMLIRNSEYKQDANFDRLVARAKHSKGTDDEGYRAEFIRMAENASSLVKTDSFDKENSK; the protein is encoded by the coding sequence ATGAACAAGATATGGATACTTATGGTCTTCTTGCTTACCCTGGGCGGTAAGGGGATGGCACAGGAAAGGTTGATCAGTGGAAAGATTACAGAATCAACCAATGGCACCCCGCTTGCTGGCGTTGCGGTACAGGTACAGCAGACGAAGGCAACCACGAATTCGGATCAAAATGGCGAGTATCAGATCAAGGCATCCGAAGGGGATGTATTGGTATTTACTTACCTAGGCTATAAGGCTGTAACCAAGACAGTCAAGAAACAGCAACGAATCGATGTACGGATGCAACCCGAAGCCATGCTTTTGGATGAAGTTGCCGTGCGCAGCCCACACAAAATGGAGGTGATGGCTGCAGGTGTCACCCTGTCCAGGAGTAGAGTCGGCATGCCGAGACAACCTGTTTCAGAGAGTTACAAAGGCTTTGATGAAAATGGTTTTATATCGCCGCTGAAGGAGGCCCTCTCGACCTTTGCGGCCGATGTGGATGGTGCATCCTACAGCAATGTCCGCAGGATGATCAATGCTGGAGAAATGCCGCCCAAGGATGCGGTACGTGTAGAGGAAATGATCAACTATTTCCAATACAACCTCGCACCGCCAACCAATGGTGATCCTGTGAAGATCTATACAGAATTGGCTACTTCGCCGTGGAATAAAGCACATCAGTTGATGCGCATCGCGCTAAAAGCAAAGGATATTCCGAAGGCCAACCTGCCGGCATCGAATCTTGTGTTCCTGATCGATGTATCCGGTTCCATGTTCGGCCATAACCGACTGCCCTTGGTAAAATCCTCCTTGAAATTATTGGTGGATCAGTTGCGCGATGAAGATCGCGTCGCTATCGTCACGTATGCAGGGTCGGCCGGTGTGAAGTTGGAAAGTACGAAAGGGAGCCAAAAGATGAAAATAAAAGAAGCGATCGATGAATTGGAGGCCGGTGGTTCCACCGCGGGCGGTGCAGGAATCAAAAAAGCATACCAGATCGCCAAACAGAACTTTATCAAAGGCGGCAACAACAGAATTATTTTGGCCTCCGATGGGGATTTCAATGTCGGCGCCTCCTCCGATGATGCCATGGAAGATTTGATCAGCAAGGAGCGTGAAAGTGGTGTTCACCTGACCGTGCTCGGATACGGTATGGGTAATCTGAAGGATAGTAAAATGGAGCTATTGGCCAATAAAGGCCATGGAAACTATGCCTATATCGACAACATCTCCGAAGCGCGTAAAGCCATGGTTAACGAATTTGGTGGTACCTTGTTTACCGTAGCCAAGGACGTAAAAATACAGGTCGAGTTTAACCCAGCCTATGTGCAGGCTTATCGGCTTGTAGGCTACGAGAACCGTCTGTTGGAAGCTGAGGATTTCAATAATGACGCGAAACTGGGCGGTGATATGGGTGTCGGTCATACCGTAACGGCCATTTATGAAATTGTACCGGTAGGCGTAAAGAGTGGGGTTGTCGGTACGGTGGATCCGCTGAAATATCAGCAGAACGATAAGGCGCCGGTAGGCGCTAAGAACGGCGAGTTGGCAACCGTGAAATTTCGGTATAAGGATCCGGAATCAGATAAGAGCAAATTGCAGCAGATCGTAGTGGGCAATCAGGCCAAATCCATCGATGCTGCTTCCGAAGACTTTCGCTTTGCGACAGCAGTGGCTGAATTTGGTATGTTGATCCGCAACTCCGAGTATAAGCAAGATGCAAATTTTGATCGGCTTGTTGCCCGTGCAAAGCATTCGAAGGGAACTGATGACGAAGGTTATCGAGCAGAATTTATTCGCATGGCGGAAAACGCATCATCTTTGGTGAAGACCGATAGTTTTGATAAAGAGAATAGTAAATAG
- a CDS encoding LutB/LldF family L-lactate oxidation iron-sulfur protein, protein MAQTVADKFLKDSATKSFDLNHRQIINNNIDKYDVAFEKGKSKFFDLENSKIKANLVKWKTIEYLDKYLLDFEANFTANGGKVIWANDAEEARQEIWKIMEQRQAKSIVKSKSMATEEIDLNHFLEGKNIETIESDLGEFIIQLLNHKPYHFVTPAMHLSLEEIAKLFHEKFDTPLEATAEELTMKAREILRDKYTSADIGITGANFLLADTGSIAITENEGNARLTTTFPKVHIAVVGIEKVLPSQNDLDLFWPLLASHGTGQNLTVYNTILSGPRKNTEYDGPEEMYVILLDNGRTKVLEQKDQRQGLYCIRCGACLNVCPIYQNIGGHTYETTYQGPIGSLISPHLNGMKEFKHLSYASSLCGKCTEVCPVGIDIQKMLLLNRRDAVQQDIVSGVEKKGWGLFTWAIQKRKVIDFFGGKTKNFFVRNFFKKAWGSQRELPKIADKSFAQQWKEKQKNDK, encoded by the coding sequence ATGGCACAGACAGTAGCAGATAAATTCTTGAAGGACAGTGCGACAAAATCTTTCGATTTAAATCACCGACAAATTATCAATAACAACATTGATAAATATGACGTTGCTTTCGAAAAGGGAAAGAGTAAGTTCTTTGATTTGGAAAATAGTAAGATCAAGGCCAACTTGGTCAAATGGAAGACCATTGAATACCTGGACAAGTACCTGTTGGATTTCGAAGCGAACTTCACGGCCAACGGCGGAAAAGTGATCTGGGCCAATGATGCCGAAGAGGCACGTCAGGAAATCTGGAAGATTATGGAACAGCGCCAGGCGAAGAGCATCGTGAAGTCCAAATCCATGGCTACCGAAGAGATCGACCTGAACCACTTCCTGGAAGGCAAGAACATCGAGACCATCGAAAGTGATCTTGGAGAATTCATCATCCAGCTGCTGAACCATAAGCCCTACCATTTCGTAACACCGGCAATGCACTTGAGCTTGGAGGAAATCGCCAAACTATTTCATGAGAAGTTTGATACGCCGTTGGAAGCGACGGCTGAGGAGCTTACCATGAAGGCGCGCGAAATCCTGCGCGATAAATACACCAGTGCAGATATCGGTATCACCGGAGCAAACTTCCTGTTGGCGGATACCGGCAGCATTGCCATTACGGAAAATGAAGGGAATGCGCGTTTGACGACCACTTTTCCTAAGGTGCACATCGCTGTCGTTGGGATCGAAAAGGTATTGCCCAGTCAGAACGATTTGGATCTATTCTGGCCACTCCTGGCCAGCCATGGTACAGGTCAGAACCTGACCGTTTACAATACCATCCTATCAGGACCCCGGAAAAACACAGAATATGACGGACCGGAAGAGATGTATGTTATCCTCTTGGATAACGGCCGTACGAAAGTGCTGGAGCAGAAGGACCAACGTCAGGGACTATACTGCATCCGCTGTGGGGCATGCTTGAACGTCTGCCCTATTTACCAGAATATTGGCGGGCATACATACGAAACCACCTACCAAGGTCCGATCGGTTCCCTGATTTCCCCACACCTCAACGGCATGAAGGAATTCAAGCACCTCAGCTATGCATCCTCCCTATGTGGGAAATGTACGGAAGTGTGCCCGGTAGGCATCGACATCCAGAAAATGCTCCTTTTGAACCGCCGCGATGCCGTTCAGCAGGATATAGTTTCCGGTGTTGAGAAAAAGGGATGGGGGCTCTTCACATGGGCCATTCAGAAAAGAAAGGTCATCGACTTCTTCGGTGGCAAGACCAAGAATTTCTTTGTCCGAAATTTCTTCAAGAAGGCTTGGGGCAGCCAACGTGAACTTCCCAAAATTGCGGATAAGTCATTCGCCCAACAATGGAAAGAAAAACAGAAAAATGATAAATAA
- the aspS gene encoding aspartate--tRNA ligase: MHRTHTCGELRITDLGKTVTLAGWVQKSRDLGGMTFIDVRDRYGITQLTFNSEDDETLRSHARELGREYVIKVTGTVIERSSKNAKIPTGDIEIKVSNLEILNESKLPPFTIEDDTDGGEDIRMKYRYLDIRRNPVKNSLLFRHKVTQEVRNYLSGLDFCEIETPYLIKSTPEGARDFVVPSRMNPGQFYALPQSPQTFKQLLMVGGMDKYFQIVKCFRDEDLRADRQPEFTQIDCEMSFVEQEDILNVFEGMTRHLLKTIHGIDVEQFPRMTFEEAMRTYGNDKPDIRFGMKFGELNAVAQHKEFAIFNNAELVVGIAVPGAASYTRKQIDELTEWVKRPQVGASGMVYVKCEADGSFKSSVDKFYDQEDLAKWAEATGASAGDLILILSGPANKTRAQLSALRMELGNRLGLRKPDEFAPLWVIDFPLLEWDEDTERFHAMHHPFTSPKIEDMPLLDTDPGKVRANAYDLVLNGNEIGGGSIRIHDKDMQALMFKHLGFTPEQAQEQFGFLMNAFQYGAPPHGGLAFGLDRLTAILGGQETIRDFIAFPKNNSGRDVMIDAPATVAKEQLDELSISLIAPKN, encoded by the coding sequence ATGCACAGAACACATACTTGTGGCGAATTAAGAATAACAGATCTTGGAAAAACAGTGACCCTGGCAGGATGGGTACAAAAATCACGTGATTTGGGTGGAATGACTTTCATCGATGTCCGTGATCGTTACGGCATTACACAACTTACCTTTAATAGTGAAGATGACGAAACCCTGCGCAGCCATGCCCGCGAATTGGGCAGAGAGTATGTCATTAAAGTAACCGGAACGGTGATCGAGCGTTCCAGCAAGAATGCCAAAATCCCAACGGGAGACATTGAAATCAAGGTTAGCAACCTGGAGATCCTGAATGAATCAAAATTGCCGCCATTCACCATTGAAGATGATACTGACGGCGGTGAAGATATCCGCATGAAATACCGTTACCTGGATATCCGCAGGAATCCGGTGAAGAACAGCCTATTGTTCCGTCACAAGGTAACACAAGAAGTTAGAAACTACCTTTCAGGTTTGGATTTCTGTGAAATCGAAACACCTTATTTAATAAAGTCCACCCCTGAGGGTGCGCGTGACTTTGTGGTTCCATCCCGCATGAACCCAGGTCAATTCTATGCCCTTCCGCAATCGCCACAGACCTTCAAGCAATTGTTGATGGTTGGTGGCATGGACAAATACTTCCAGATCGTGAAGTGTTTCCGTGATGAGGACCTTCGTGCCGATAGGCAACCGGAATTCACGCAGATCGACTGTGAGATGTCCTTCGTGGAGCAGGAAGATATCCTGAATGTTTTTGAAGGCATGACCCGTCATCTCTTGAAAACTATCCACGGTATTGATGTGGAGCAATTTCCACGCATGACCTTTGAAGAGGCTATGCGTACCTACGGAAATGACAAACCAGATATCCGTTTCGGCATGAAGTTCGGTGAGCTGAATGCCGTGGCGCAACACAAGGAATTCGCCATCTTCAACAACGCTGAACTTGTCGTTGGGATCGCCGTTCCTGGAGCAGCATCTTATACACGTAAGCAGATCGATGAGCTGACCGAATGGGTAAAACGCCCGCAGGTGGGTGCATCGGGTATGGTGTATGTCAAATGTGAAGCTGACGGCAGCTTCAAGTCTTCGGTGGATAAATTCTACGATCAGGAAGACCTTGCGAAGTGGGCAGAAGCCACAGGTGCCAGCGCCGGTGATTTGATCTTGATCCTTTCGGGACCTGCGAATAAAACACGCGCACAACTAAGTGCATTGCGCATGGAGCTGGGTAATCGCTTAGGCTTGCGCAAGCCGGATGAATTCGCACCATTGTGGGTGATCGACTTCCCGCTCTTGGAATGGGATGAGGACACGGAGAGATTCCACGCGATGCACCACCCTTTCACTTCACCGAAGATCGAGGATATGCCTTTATTGGATACGGATCCGGGTAAGGTTCGCGCCAATGCCTATGACTTGGTGTTGAACGGAAATGAGATTGGTGGCGGTTCCATCCGTATTCACGACAAGGATATGCAAGCCTTGATGTTCAAGCACCTTGGCTTTACACCAGAACAGGCGCAGGAGCAGTTTGGCTTCCTTATGAACGCCTTCCAGTATGGTGCCCCTCCACACGGTGGCTTGGCATTCGGTCTGGATCGCTTGACGGCAATCCTTGGCGGACAGGAAACCATCCGAGACTTTATCGCATTCCCGAAGAACAATTCCGGACGCGACGTGATGATCGATGCCCCAGCAACGGTGGCCAAAGAGCAATTGGACGAATTGAGCATCAGCCTTATCGCCCCAAAAAACTAG
- a CDS encoding carboxypeptidase-like regulatory domain-containing protein — translation MNKHFDIAYLRQYVNGELSSTEMYAIEKASHEDEQLMDIIMGLEAEKELQDPLEASELHAAIYERTHPTPVRSLRYYKTLSIAASLLLVLGIGTIWYLNSRQDPTETAVEAIAMDQQEAPTDTTLNTIQLDSSYLQPEENPIIAMASPEESAGDHQDRLSRSSRSAAKTSRGEHIDEIVSANQDIFLREIPKADSAGFQDSHDQLADASAGVAKQSQSSVIQIRGKRTKAAASAYAPMASSIEMSPSPDTKRFATGIVLDESSGRPLANVTVKDVKTNSIAITDSSGQYVMPLTSDNQTLELMTLGYEKQRLTASNNKITHMKPEFEYLQEVAVSRANRNAKIKSEPLIGWVAYKKYITDNTYQTLLGNGNVTLVFDISNFGRPIDIRIKKSSNPALNQRAQQIIQNGPDWRKGNDGKKIEVRMEFKQ, via the coding sequence ATGAATAAGCATTTTGATATAGCATATTTACGTCAATACGTGAACGGCGAATTATCTTCGACCGAAATGTATGCTATTGAGAAAGCTTCCCATGAGGACGAGCAGCTCATGGACATAATCATGGGCCTGGAGGCGGAGAAAGAGCTGCAGGATCCGTTGGAAGCTTCGGAATTGCACGCCGCTATCTATGAACGGACCCACCCTACTCCCGTTCGATCCCTACGCTACTATAAAACATTGTCCATTGCTGCTTCCCTGCTTTTGGTCTTGGGTATCGGTACGATTTGGTACCTCAATAGCAGACAGGATCCGACCGAAACGGCTGTCGAGGCCATCGCCATGGATCAACAGGAAGCTCCAACAGATACGACACTGAACACCATCCAACTGGACAGCAGTTACCTGCAACCTGAGGAGAATCCTATCATTGCCATGGCGAGCCCGGAGGAATCCGCCGGTGATCATCAAGATCGATTATCGAGAAGCAGTCGATCGGCAGCAAAAACTTCCAGGGGCGAGCACATCGATGAAATCGTATCGGCCAATCAAGATATATTCCTGCGGGAAATTCCAAAGGCAGACTCCGCGGGTTTCCAAGATTCGCATGACCAATTGGCGGATGCAAGCGCTGGAGTGGCCAAGCAATCGCAATCCTCGGTCATTCAGATCCGCGGAAAACGGACTAAGGCGGCAGCATCCGCGTATGCGCCAATGGCTTCTTCCATCGAGATGAGCCCGTCGCCGGATACCAAGCGGTTTGCCACCGGTATTGTGCTGGATGAATCATCCGGCAGACCCTTGGCCAACGTCACGGTAAAAGATGTCAAGACTAATTCCATTGCCATTACGGACTCGTCCGGACAGTACGTGATGCCCCTAACTTCCGACAACCAGACACTGGAATTGATGACCTTGGGCTACGAAAAACAAAGATTGACGGCGAGCAACAACAAGATTACCCACATGAAACCGGAGTTCGAATACCTGCAGGAAGTGGCGGTCAGCAGGGCTAACCGAAATGCGAAAATCAAATCCGAACCCCTCATCGGATGGGTAGCCTATAAAAAGTACATCACCGACAATACCTACCAGACGCTATTGGGAAATGGCAACGTAACGTTGGTATTCGATATCTCCAACTTCGGGAGACCGATTGACATCCGTATCAAGAAATCCTCCAATCCGGCGCTGAACCAACGCGCCCAGCAGATCATCCAAAATGGTCCCGACTGGAGAAAAGGTAACG